From a region of the Panicum virgatum strain AP13 chromosome 2K, P.virgatum_v5, whole genome shotgun sequence genome:
- the LOC120695457 gene encoding uncharacterized protein LOC120695457: MVIYSKLYFFQTQQTIQLNLFLITNVSHKTLQNANGDDDVVFEEDEEEDEDYLFAGQEEEDEVDVEINLDDEDNGVPDVLNPYDVVYANVPSETHKLEAVENCKHCNAKKFAHKTPGFCCRSGQIHLSTPDTPPELMRLWTASDADARHFRSNIRFFNGHFSFTSLYCHLDRMTTNMRNGGVYTFRAYGQIYHNLRSFGKEEGAEPRHLELYFHDDDPSLELRYRRCREECLRKDKEVIDRLVAIMRGSPYSEHFRTLGAVDDLEDYHVELNLDQRLDQRTYNVPITSEVAAVWIEGSKRHGQFEHSVVSLGGTIASQRWESQRIK, from the exons ATGGTAATTTATTCAAAGctatatttttttcaaactcaacaaaCTATTCAGCTAAACCTCTTTCTAATTACCAACGTGTCACATAAAACACTCCAAAACGcaaatggtgatgatgatgttgtatttgaggaggacgaggaagagGACGAGGATTATCTATTTGCGGGACAAG aagaagaagacgaagtCGACGTGGAAATCAACCTTGACGATGAAGATAACGGTGTGCCAGATGTGTTGAATCCTTATGACGTGGTCTATGCCAATGTTCCATCTGAAACACATAAGTTAGAGGCGGTGGAGAATTGCAAGCACTGCAATGCTAAGAAGTTTGCGCACAAAACTCCAGGGTTTTGTTGTCGTAGTGGGCAGATACATTTATCCACCCCCGACACACCGCCTGAGCTTATGAGGCTGTGGACAGCTTCAGATGCTGATGCAAGGCACTTCCGTTCTAACATCAGATTCTTCAACGGTCATTTCTCATTTACTTCGCTATATTGTCACCTTGATCGCATGACCACGAACATGCGTAATGGAGGTGTGTATACGTTCCGTGCCTATGGTCAAATTTACCACAATTTACGTTCATTTGGTAAAGAGGAGGGTGCTGAACCAAGACATCTTGAGTTGTATTTCCATGATGATGATCCTTCGCTCGAGCTTCGTTATCGAAGATGTCGAGAGGAATGCTTAAGGAAAGACAAGGAAGTCATCGATAGGTTGGTTGCGATCATGCGGGGCAGCCCATACTCTGAGCATTTTAGGACTTTGGGTGCAGTTGATGATCTGGAGGATTATCATGTGGAATTAAATCTTGACCAAAGGTTGGACCAGCGAACCTACAATGTACCTATCACATCAGAGGTTGCTGCAGTTTGGATAGAGGGTAGCAAGCGTCATGGGCAGTTCGAGCATAGCGTT GTGAGCTTGGGTGGCACAATTGCATCTCAAAGGTGGGAGTCACAGCGGATCAAGTAA